One stretch of Leishmania infantum JPCM5 genome chromosome 24 DNA includes these proteins:
- a CDS encoding malic enzyme: MSLQNDLQSKTASHVHSHCAHVLTNRYLNRGTAFTTEQRKKLGILGALPPTVETLEMQIERAWMQLCRYDKPINRYHHLVSIHATNTTLYYALVLTHIEELLPIIYTPTVGEACQNFSNYWVRERGMYLSKYLKGHFSEVMKESLYDNVDVIVITDGSRILGLGDLGANGIGISIGKCSLYVAGAGLHPSRVLPVVMDVGTNTERYLNDREYLGTREKRLDDDQFYSLLDEFMEAVKDTWPSAVVQFEDFSNNHCFDMLERYQKKYRCFNDDIQGTGAVIAAGFLNAVKKSGLGPLEQRIVVFGAGSAAVGVAKNIAQLASRMYNVDIAEVLKTFYLVDTKGLVSDTRGDKLAAHKVLLSRKDISAEDSQNLKSLEDVVQFVKPTALLGLGGVGPVFTEAIVKSVAANAARPIIFPLSNPTSKSEVMPDDAYRWTNGAAIIASGSPFPASTINGKTIKPSQGNNLYVFPGVGLGCALVQPSYIPDDLLVAASACLNLLTTPEQMEVEQLYPPLEDIHNISAHIATEVIMEAQRLGIDGNKDLPREKDAILAAIKTSQWVPHYPAELDVSLL; this comes from the coding sequence ATGTCCCTCCAAAACGATCTGCAGAGCAAGACGGCGTCGCATGTGCACTCGCACTGTGCACATGTCCTGACGAACCGCTACCTGAaccgcggcaccgccttTACGACAGAGCAGCGTAAGAAGCTTGGCATTCTTGGTGCCCTGCCGCCCACCGTCGAGACCCTCGAGATGCAGATTGAGCGTGCCTGGATGCAGCTGTGCCGCTACGACAAGCCCATCAACCGCTACCACCACCTGGTCAGCATCCATGCCACGAACACGACGCTTTACTACGCCCTCGTGCTCACCCACATCGAGGAACTGCTCCCCATCATCTACACGCCGACCGTCGGCGAGGCCTGCCAGAACTTCAGCAACTACTGGGTGCGTGAGCGCGGAATGTATTTGAGCAAGTACCTCAAGGGTCACTTCTCTGAGGTGATGAAAGAGTCTCTGTACGACAACGTCGACGTCATCGTTATCACCGATGGCTCCCGCATTCTCGGCCTGGGCGACCTCGGCGCCAACGGCATCGGCATCAGCATCGGCAAGTGCTCCCTGtacgtcgccggcgccggcctgCATCCGAGCCGCGTGCTGCCGGTCGTCATGGACGTTGGCACAAACACGGAACGGTATCTGAACGATCGCGAGTACCTCGGCACCCGCGAGAAGCGCCTCGATGACGATCAGTTCTACAGCCTGCTGGACGAGTTCATGGAAGCTGTGAAGGACACCTGGCCCTCCGCTGTCGTGCAGTTCGAGGACTTCAGCAACAACCACTGCTTCGACATGCTGGAGCGCTACCAAAAGAAGTACCGCTGCTTCAACGACGATATCCagggcaccggcgccgtcatAGCTGCTGGTTTTCTGAACGCTGTCAAGAAGTCCGGCCTTGGCCCGCTGGAACAGCGCAtcgtcgtcttcggcgcCGGCTCTGCCGCTGTCGGTGTGGCGAAAAACATCGCCCAGCTGGCCTCTCGCATGTACAACGTGGACATTGCTGAGGTGTTGAAGACGTTCTACCTGGTCGACACGAAGGGCTTGGTGAGTGACACCCGTGGTGACAAGCTGGCGGCGCACAAGGTACTGCTGTCGCGCAAGGACATCTCGGCCGAGGACAGCCAGAACCTGAAGTCGCTCGAGGACGTCGTGCAGTTCGTGAAGCCGACGGCCCTGCTTGGCCTGGGCGGTGTCGGTCCTGTGTTCACGGAGGCTATAGTGAAgagcgtcgccgccaacgcTGCCCGCCCGATCATCTTTCCGCTGTCGAATCCCACGAGCAAGTCGGAGGTTATGCCGGATGATGCGTACCGCTGGACCAACGGTGCAGCTATTATCGCCTCCGGCAGCCCCTTTCCGGCCTCCACCATCAACGGCAAGACCATCAAGCCGTCGCAGGGCAACAACCTGTACGTCTTCCCAGGCGTCGGCCTCGGCTGCGCGCTGGTCCAGCCATCCTACATCCCGGACGACCTCCTGGTGGCTGCCTCGGCGTGCCTGAACCTACTCACGACCCCGGAGCagatggaggtggagcagctgtACCCGCCGCTGGAAGACATCCATAACATCTCTGCCCACATCGCCACCGAGGTTATcatggaggcgcagcgcctcggcaTCGACGGAAACAAGGACCTGCCGCGCGAGAAGGATGCCATTCTGGCGGCCATAAAGACATCTCAGTGGGTGCCGCACTACCCGGCAGAGCTGGACGTCAGCCTTCTGTGA
- a CDS encoding putative DNA repair and recombination protein RAD54, producing MRKSAAGSGVANGTFRPPTTSGEGKPAERKPRTRPLLPATVAAAVPRFMTGWRALSKGSFKAPGSGDASNIGDDTVDLPGPSVTCITSTGARREVMYPTVTPHSAGSTAHNDLVAYRLARRSQIDYHQPESAAQAVAARALQAAAAARGKTEADSEDSGSQGGGTAKLLKVEAGTGGVKTAPGAPEAAEDGTAAAASEGHETAAAANEDAIPADKVVSRYPVSPYGKLYFQVETDGATRHESVGIVIIDTELLGVMMYDRVGRQYGNRPDPGYPIKQEEVDSAKAGSVLKVGTKSVLLITALTEEAFRSGEFFLRSEHDLRVKEDKAKAKAEAAAAEEAKARKPGMSFGNSLSNCSAFASILFRRRPKDGETGFVVPVAGRPKMGKNGIIMDDLHPLHDPDREKAVVLFRADYKRDVHGRRQVSVVVDPIIGDKLRPHQIIGVKFLFDCITGERMLGYHGAILADEMGLGKTIQTVATIYTCLKQGKHGQPTARKCLVVTPSSLVKNWCNEFDKWLGEGAVRHFAISESTPKGDRIISRFDGDGDVLVISYDQLRKYIDRLSGLRSVELVVCDEGHRLKNAEVKTTKAVDMLPTRNRIILSGTPIQNDLSEFHAMVNFVNPGILGNRDLFARVFEEPVSLGRDPGCPDHLKSLGRDRAHYLSVLTQRFILRRTQSINESYLPPKVDVTVFVRLGEKQELAYQKLADVVESAECTPLVLISALRKLCNHMDLFHDAVHLSHQIGNSAGALAQQQQAGRRRGRSSAAGESRGIPLSVLPKGFKPGSLSVDCGSKMHFVSLVLDELKRNGERDKLVIVSNFTQTLDIIAALCNSKQIAYFQLDGSTPIKKRQQLVDYFNVPGSQEIVFLLSSKAGGVGLNLIGANRLILFDPDWNPANDAQAMGRVWRDGQKKRVFIYRLLSTGTIEEKIYQRQVSKQGLSANVVDMQEDSKQHFTLEELKSLFKYKADTLCDTHDLLGCTSCEAAESLAASGRGSRGKQAEELKMQFRKVGQPKKKSGPRMDELKAWRHISAVASFNLDSVTRAVAKHAPSLLSFLFADERDNTKMAGPVVSTCVKVEKPAFEEDEETITCASQAAIQQQESEMEIEVIDDDDDEEEAELESSEEVSD from the coding sequence ATGCGCAAGTCAgcggcaggcagcggcgttgccaACGGCACGTTCCGCCCTCCCACAACGAGTGGTGAGGGTAAGCCGGCGGAGCGCAAGCCCAGGACGCGCCCACTACTGCCTGCCAccgtggctgccgctgtgccgcgctTCATGACCGGTTGGCGGGCCCTCAGCAAAGGCAGCTTCAAGGCACCCGGCTCAGGGGATGCCAGCAACATCGGTGACGACACCGTGGATCTGCCTGGCCCGAGTGTGACCTGTATCACCTCCACTGGCGCTCGGCGCGAGGTGATGTACCCCACCGTCACCCCCCACAGCGCGGGCAGCACGGCACACAACGACCTTGTGGCTTACCGGCTGGCACGGCGCAGCCAGATAGACTACCACCAGCCGGAGTCCGCCGCCCaggcggtggccgcgcggGCCCTCcaagctgccgcggcagcgcgagggaAGACGGAAGCGGACTCTGAGGACAGCGGAAGCCAGggaggcggcaccgcaaAGCTGCTCAAGGTGGAGGCCGGCACTGGAGGCGTGAAGACGGCTCCTGGTGCGCCGGAGGCTGCCGAAGATggcactgcagcggcagccagcGAGGGCCACgagaccgccgccgccgcgaacGAGGACGCTATCCCAGCGGACAAGGTGGTGAGCCGCTACCCCGTCAGCCCCTATGGCAAGCTGTACTTCCAGGTCGAGACGGACGGCGCGACGCGGCATGAATCTGTCGGCATCGTCATCATCGATACGGAGTTGCTGGGGGTTATGATGTACGACCGCGTGGGGCGTCAGTATGGCAACCGGCCCGACCCTGGTTACCCGATCAAGCAGGAGGAAGTGGACAGTGCGAAGGCGGGCAGCGTCTTGAAGGTGGGAACAAAAAGTGTGCTGCTCATCACAGCGCTCACCGAGGAGGCGttccgcagcggcgagttCTTCTTGCGCTCCGAGCACGACCTCCGCGTGAAGGAAGACAAGGCCAAGGCCAaggccgaggccgcggccgccgaggaggcgaaggcgcggAAGCCCGGGATGAGCTTCGGCAACTCGCTCAGCAACTGtagcgccttcgcctccatcCTTTTCCGCCGTCGCCCCAAGGATGGGGAGACGGGCTTCGTCGTCCCCGTAGCCGGGCGTCCAAAGATGGGCAAGAATGGCATCATCATGGATGACCTGCACCCGCTGCACGATCCGGACCGCGagaaggcggtggtgctgttCCGCGCCGACTACAAGCGCGACGTGCACGGCCGTCGGCAAGTCTCCGTCGTTGTGGACCCGATCATTGGCGACAAGCTGCGGCCGCACCAAATCATTGGCGTAAAGTTTCTCTTCGACTGCATCACGGGCGAGCGCATGCTCGGCTACCACGGCGCCATCCTGGCCGATGAGATGGGCTTGGGTAAGACGATCCAGACGGTGGCCACCATCTACACCTGTTTGAAGCAAGGCAAGCACGGCCAGCCGACGGCCCGCAAGTGCCTCGTCGTGACGCCGTCCTCGCTAGTGAAAAACTGGTGCAACGAGTTTGACAAGTGGCTGGGCGAAGGGGCAGTGAGGCATTTCGCCATCTCCGAGTCGACTCCGAAGGGAGACCGCATTATCTCCCGCttcgacggcgatggcgacgtcCTGGTCATCTCGTACGACCAACTGCGCAAGTATATCGACCGCCTCTCGGGGCTGCGCTCTGTCGAACTGGTCGTCTGCGACGAGGGTCACCGCCTCAAGAACGCGGAGGTGAAGACGACAAAGGCGGTGGACATGCTGCCAACGCGCAACCGCATCATCCTCTCCGGCACCCCCATCCAGAATGACCTGTCCGAGTTCCACGCCATGGTCAACTTCGTCAACCCCGGTATCCTCGGCAACCGCGACCTCTTCGCACGCGTCTTCGAAGAGCCCGTCTCCCTTGGCCGCGACCCGGGATGCCCAGACCACCTCAAATCTCTTGGCCGAGATCGCGCGCATTACCTCTCGGTGCTGACGCAGCGCTTTATCCTTCGCCGCACGCAGTCCATCAATGAGTCCTACCTGCCGCCCAAGGTGGACGTTACCGTCTTCGTGCGACTGGGAGAGAAGCAGGAACTCGCCTATCAGAAGCTGGCCGACGTGGTCGAGTCTGCGGAGTGCACGCCGCTGGTGCTCATTTCCGCCCTGCGGAAGCTGTGCAATCACATGGATCTCTTCCACGACGCGGTGCACCTGTCTCATCAGATTGGCAACTCGGCAGGTGcgttggcgcagcagcagcaggctggccgccgtcgcggccgcagcagcgctgcaggtgaATCGCGAGGCATCCCCCTCTCTGTGCTACCGAAGGGGTTTAAGCCGGGTAGCTTGAGCGTAGACTGCGGCAGTAAGATGCACTTCGTCTCCCTCGTGCTCGACGAGCTGAAGCGAAACGGCGAGCGCGACAAGCTCGTCATTGTGTCGAACTTCACGCAAACACTTGACATCATTGCAGCGCTGTGTAACTCGAAGCAGATCGCGTACTTCCAGCTTGATGGCAGCACGCCCATCAagaagcgccagcagctAGTGGACTACTTCAACGTGCCCGGCTCGCAGGAGATCGTGTTTCTGCTCTCCTCGAAGGCCGGCGGTGTCGGGCTGAACCTGATCGGTGCGAACCGGCTGATCCTCTTCGACCCTGACTGGAACCCCGCAAACGATGCACAGGCAATGGGCCGCGTGTGGCGCGATGGCCAGAAGAAGCGCGTCTTCATCTATCGCCTGCTCAGCACCGGCACCATCGAAGAGAAAATCTACCAGCGGCAAGTGAGCAAGCAAGGCTTGTCGGCGAACGTGGTGGACATGCAGGAGGATTCAAAGCAGCACTtcacgctggaggagctcaAGTCCCTCTTCAAATACAAGGCCGACACGCTGTGCGACACCCACGACCTGCTGGGGTGCACATCctgcgaggccgccgagTCCTTGGCCGcgagcggccgcggcagccgcggcaagCAGGCAGAGGAGCTCAAGATGCAGTTCCGCAAGGTGGGTCagccaaagaaaaagagTGGGCCACGCATGGATGAGTTGAAGGCGTGGCGCCACATCAGCGCCGTTGCCTCGTTCAACCTTGACAGCGTTACCCGCGCCGTGGCGAAGCACGCGCCAtcgcttctctcctttctgTTCGCTGACGAGCGCGATAACACCAAGATGGCCGGGCCCGTCGTGTCGACCTGCGTGAAGGTCGAGAAGCCCGCcttcgaggaggacgaggagacgATCACGTGTGCCAGTCAAGCCGCCatccagcagcaggagagcgAGATGGAGATCGAGGTgatcgacgacgacgatgacgaggaagaggcggagctCGAATCGTCCGAAGAGGTCAGTGATTAG